One window of Corynebacterium sp. P3-F1 genomic DNA carries:
- a CDS encoding PrsW family glutamic-type intramembrane protease, producing the protein MNDKLMLYLRIAAAVLFLAAGVWSTIYLVGLPFNGTTTALCALLAALWLLLAWLLLRGHPGRLINSTPGFIVAGFFFGMVLIAPAVATNSSAIAFKNWLGLSNLQFGMLSPITEELLKFTTVFVLCTVVFRIRRPIEAVVVGIAVGFGFSAGENATYVLKGALENLNSDVLGSLTGFGIRTIAGPWSHSIYTGLAAWGLGQFLCRTDKTIGWRTAQLIGWYLVGYATHAIFNSAAELPGEIAPIIGFFATLLLSWMGGPWLYLRSRKIGRRDLADACSTAAHSA; encoded by the coding sequence ATGAACGACAAACTGATGCTGTACCTCCGCATCGCCGCAGCGGTTCTCTTCCTCGCCGCCGGCGTATGGTCCACGATCTATCTTGTGGGTCTGCCGTTCAACGGAACCACAACCGCATTGTGTGCCCTGCTGGCGGCGCTCTGGCTGCTTCTCGCCTGGCTCCTCTTGCGTGGACATCCCGGTCGTCTGATTAATTCCACGCCCGGGTTCATCGTCGCCGGGTTCTTCTTCGGCATGGTTCTGATTGCCCCGGCAGTGGCGACGAACTCGTCCGCCATCGCATTCAAAAACTGGCTGGGCCTAAGTAACCTGCAGTTCGGCATGCTCTCTCCGATCACCGAAGAGCTGCTCAAATTCACCACTGTGTTCGTGCTGTGCACGGTGGTCTTCCGCATCCGCCGCCCGATCGAGGCCGTGGTGGTGGGCATCGCCGTTGGCTTTGGTTTCTCAGCGGGCGAGAATGCCACCTACGTGCTCAAAGGCGCGCTCGAGAACCTCAACTCGGACGTCCTGGGCTCCCTCACCGGCTTCGGCATTCGCACGATCGCTGGGCCGTGGTCCCACTCCATTTACACCGGTCTGGCGGCGTGGGGCTTGGGTCAATTCCTGTGCCGCACCGACAAGACGATCGGCTGGCGCACGGCTCAGCTCATCGGCTGGTACCTCGTCGGGTACGCCACCCACGCCATTTTCAATTCCGCTGCGGAATTGCCGGGCGAGATCGCCCCAATTATCGGCTTCTTCGCCACTTTATTGCTCAGTTGGATGGGCGGACCGTGGCTCTACCTCCGCAGCCGCAAGATCGGCCGGCGGGATCTCGCCGACGCTTGTTCGACCGCCGCGCATTCGGCCTAG
- the nadC gene encoding carboxylating nicotinate-nucleotide diphosphorylase: protein MSTPLNKGTTVRLIRLGLDEDFAHGPDATSEATVDADAVLTAHVVPRKPGVVAGLDTVVWTMHEVSPDIDVTLHASDGDHVAPGDRLATVAGPARAVLSAERTALNLLTYASGIATQTFQWAAVLEGTGARVRDSRKTLPGYRDLAKYAVRCGGGVNHRMSLGDAVLIKDNHVASVGSVAEAYRRTTAAFPDLPSEIEVDNLEQLEEVLAFSPDLVMLDNFGVEETREAVDKRNALSAGTKLESSGGLTLDRARAYAETGVDFLAVGALTHSVTILDIGLDA, encoded by the coding sequence ATGAGCACACCACTGAATAAGGGGACCACGGTACGCCTCATCCGTCTCGGCCTCGACGAAGATTTCGCGCACGGACCCGACGCCACCTCAGAAGCGACTGTCGACGCCGATGCAGTACTCACCGCCCACGTCGTCCCGCGCAAGCCCGGTGTGGTCGCGGGCCTCGACACTGTCGTGTGGACCATGCATGAAGTCTCCCCCGACATCGATGTGACCCTGCACGCTTCCGACGGCGACCACGTCGCGCCGGGCGACCGTCTCGCCACAGTCGCCGGCCCAGCGCGAGCGGTCCTGTCGGCGGAACGCACTGCGTTGAATTTGCTCACCTACGCCAGCGGCATCGCCACCCAGACCTTCCAGTGGGCGGCGGTGCTCGAGGGCACAGGCGCCCGGGTACGCGACTCTCGAAAAACATTACCCGGGTACCGCGACCTGGCTAAATACGCGGTGAGGTGCGGCGGCGGAGTCAACCACCGGATGAGCTTGGGCGACGCCGTCTTGATCAAGGACAACCACGTCGCCAGCGTCGGATCCGTGGCAGAAGCGTATCGGCGCACCACCGCCGCTTTCCCGGACCTCCCCAGCGAGATCGAGGTGGACAACCTCGAGCAGCTCGAAGAAGTACTGGCATTCTCCCCCGATCTGGTCATGCTGGATAATTTCGGGGTGGAGGAGACGCGGGAGGCCGTCGATAAGCGGAATGCCCTGTCCGCTGGAACGAAGCTGGAGTCGTCGGGCGGGCTGACTCTCGACCGTGCCCGCGCCTATGCCGAAACGGGCGTGGACTTCCTTGCGGTCGGCGCGCTCACGCATTCCGTGACCATCCTCGATATCGGTCTCGACGCCTAA
- the nadA gene encoding quinolinate synthase NadA → MWTDEVNQLKQERNAVILAHNYQIPEIQDIADFTGDSLALSRIAADTDADVIVFCGVHFMAESAKILSPGKTVLIPDEDAGCSLADSITADQLREWKAEHPDALVVSYVNTTADVKALTDICCTSSNAVDVVNSIDPDQDILFCPDQFLGAHVKRQTGRENIHIWAGECHVHAGINGKELADQAAAHPDAPLYIHPECGCANSAIFLAGEGVIAPERVHMLSTGGMLDQADRDKQGTVLVATEVGMLYQLQKKSPMADFQPVNPQASCKYMKMITPEKLVASLRDMRDEVTVPEDIADKARQSLERMIAIGNPGSGE, encoded by the coding sequence ATGTGGACCGATGAAGTGAATCAGCTCAAACAAGAACGGAACGCCGTCATCCTGGCGCACAATTACCAGATTCCTGAAATCCAGGACATCGCCGATTTCACCGGTGATTCGCTGGCTCTTTCCCGTATCGCGGCTGATACCGACGCAGATGTCATAGTTTTCTGCGGCGTGCATTTCATGGCTGAAAGCGCCAAGATTCTCAGCCCCGGTAAGACGGTTCTCATTCCCGACGAAGACGCCGGTTGTTCCTTGGCCGACTCCATCACTGCTGATCAGTTACGGGAATGGAAAGCCGAGCACCCGGACGCGCTGGTGGTCAGCTACGTCAACACCACCGCAGATGTGAAGGCACTCACCGATATCTGCTGCACTTCGTCCAATGCCGTGGACGTGGTCAACTCCATCGACCCGGACCAGGACATTCTCTTCTGCCCCGACCAATTCCTTGGCGCCCACGTCAAGCGCCAAACTGGCCGCGAGAATATTCACATCTGGGCTGGCGAATGCCACGTCCACGCAGGAATTAACGGCAAGGAACTCGCCGACCAAGCCGCCGCACACCCTGATGCACCTTTGTACATCCACCCCGAGTGCGGATGCGCGAATTCCGCGATCTTCCTCGCCGGTGAAGGCGTCATCGCTCCGGAGCGGGTCCACATGCTCTCCACCGGCGGTATGCTCGACCAAGCGGACCGCGACAAGCAGGGCACCGTCCTCGTTGCCACTGAAGTGGGCATGCTGTACCAACTGCAGAAAAAGTCGCCGATGGCGGATTTCCAGCCGGTCAACCCCCAGGCTTCGTGCAAGTACATGAAGATGATCACGCCGGAGAAGCTCGTCGCCAGCCTCCGCGACATGCGCGACGAAGTCACGGTGCCGGAGGATATCGCTGATAAGGCACGCCAGTCGCTGGAGCGCATGATCGCCATCGGCAACCCGGGCAGCGGCGAGTGA
- a CDS encoding mismatch-specific DNA-glycosylase, with product MHDRIPNPCRLLIVGINPGTLSEVVDAPFAHPGNRFWPALEAAGITPYRVQASDGLAAQDEDMLARQGIGFANLVDRMTPKASELTRDELVEGAKRLEGVVVKHRPAAVMIAGVGAYRDAFGRRKAQRGLQAETIAGVPVWVVGNPSGLNAHETVESLAASYRQVWEATS from the coding sequence ATGCACGACCGAATTCCCAACCCTTGCCGGCTGCTCATCGTGGGCATCAACCCGGGAACGCTGTCCGAGGTGGTGGACGCGCCATTCGCCCACCCCGGCAACCGTTTCTGGCCCGCGTTGGAAGCCGCCGGAATTACGCCCTACAGGGTGCAGGCAAGCGACGGGTTGGCGGCGCAGGACGAGGACATGCTCGCCAGACAGGGGATTGGTTTCGCCAACCTCGTCGACCGGATGACACCCAAGGCGTCCGAGTTGACCAGGGACGAATTGGTGGAGGGGGCAAAGAGGCTGGAAGGAGTCGTCGTTAAGCATCGCCCTGCTGCTGTGATGATTGCTGGCGTCGGTGCGTACCGCGATGCTTTCGGCAGGAGGAAAGCACAGCGGGGGCTTCAAGCTGAGACGATCGCTGGCGTGCCCGTGTGGGTGGTGGGCAACCCGAGTGGACTGAACGCGCACGAGACTGTCGAGTCTCTGGCGGCGAGTTACCGCCAGGTCTGGGAAGCGACCTCCTGA
- the gatB gene encoding Asp-tRNA(Asn)/Glu-tRNA(Gln) amidotransferase subunit GatB, whose product MTAYDLMDYSDVLEKYDPVMGLEVHVELATETKMFSTSSAHFGAEPNTNIDPVSLGLPGALPVVNAKGVEWAIKIGLALNCKIAESSRFARKNYFYPDQPKNYQISQYDEPIAYDGYLDVVLDDGTEWRVEIERAHMEEDTGKLTHLGSASGRISGATASLVDCNRAGIPLIEIVTKPIIGAGERAPEVARAYVGALRELVKALGVSDARMDQGSMRCDANVSLRPKGQEKFGTRTETKNINSLKSVEQAVRYEMQRQAAVLTDGGEVVQETRHYQETDGSTSKGRPKEEASEYRYFNDPDLPPVIAKPEWVEEIRATLPELPWVRRARIQEEWQLPEKEFRDLVNAGALDLIVDTVEAGTTPDEARAWWVSYIAGKANELGRDLDALGVTPADVARVVELVKEGKLTTKLGRQAIDGVIEGEGNVDEVVAKRGLEVVRDDDAIEAAVDEALATNPDIVEKYKAGNTKVTGAIVGAVMKATQGKADPKSINEIIAKKLSD is encoded by the coding sequence ATGACTGCGTACGACCTGATGGATTACAGCGACGTCCTGGAAAAGTACGACCCGGTGATGGGTCTAGAGGTGCACGTGGAGCTGGCTACCGAGACCAAGATGTTCTCCACCTCCTCCGCCCACTTCGGCGCGGAGCCGAACACCAACATCGACCCCGTCTCCCTCGGTCTGCCGGGCGCGCTGCCGGTAGTCAACGCTAAGGGTGTCGAATGGGCCATCAAGATCGGTCTGGCGCTCAACTGCAAGATCGCGGAATCATCCCGCTTCGCGCGCAAAAATTACTTCTACCCGGACCAGCCGAAGAATTACCAGATCTCGCAGTACGACGAGCCGATCGCCTACGACGGCTACCTCGACGTCGTGCTTGACGACGGCACCGAGTGGCGCGTCGAAATCGAGCGCGCCCACATGGAGGAGGACACCGGCAAGCTGACCCACCTGGGGTCCGCCTCCGGCCGCATTTCCGGTGCGACGGCTTCGCTGGTGGACTGCAACCGCGCGGGCATCCCTCTAATCGAGATTGTGACCAAGCCGATCATCGGCGCAGGGGAGCGCGCCCCCGAAGTCGCACGCGCGTACGTCGGTGCGCTGCGCGAGCTGGTCAAGGCGCTCGGTGTGTCCGATGCGCGCATGGACCAGGGCTCCATGCGTTGCGACGCGAACGTCTCCCTCCGTCCGAAGGGCCAGGAGAAATTCGGCACCCGCACTGAGACGAAGAACATCAACTCCCTCAAGTCCGTTGAGCAGGCAGTGCGCTACGAAATGCAGCGCCAGGCCGCCGTCCTAACGGACGGCGGGGAAGTGGTCCAGGAAACCCGCCACTACCAGGAGACTGACGGTTCGACGTCCAAGGGCCGCCCTAAGGAAGAGGCCAGCGAATACCGTTACTTCAACGACCCGGACCTGCCGCCTGTGATTGCTAAACCGGAGTGGGTTGAGGAGATCCGGGCCACCCTGCCGGAGCTGCCGTGGGTCCGCCGCGCTCGTATCCAGGAGGAGTGGCAGCTACCCGAGAAGGAGTTCCGCGACCTGGTCAACGCTGGCGCCCTCGACCTCATCGTCGACACGGTTGAAGCCGGAACCACCCCGGATGAAGCTCGCGCCTGGTGGGTGTCCTACATCGCCGGCAAGGCGAACGAGCTCGGCCGCGACCTCGACGCCCTCGGCGTCACCCCGGCCGACGTCGCACGCGTCGTGGAACTGGTCAAGGAAGGCAAGCTGACCACCAAGCTCGGCCGCCAGGCAATCGACGGTGTCATCGAAGGCGAAGGCAATGTCGACGAGGTCGTGGCGAAGCGCGGCCTCGAGGTCGTCCGCGACGACGACGCCATCGAAGCCGCCGTTGATGAGGCCCTGGCAACCAACCCCGACATCGTGGAGAAGTACAAAGCCGGCAACACCAAGGTCACCGGTGCCATTGTCGGCGCAGTCATGAAGGCCACCCAGGGCAAGGCGGATCCGAAGTCGATCAACGAGATCATCGCAAAGAAGCTCTCGGACTAA
- the mgrA gene encoding L-glyceraldehyde 3-phosphate reductase yields MDAYTADPHRYEATSEGWFRRVGHSGLKLPRVSLGFWHNFGDDKPIETQRAIMRRAFDRGVTHFDLANNYGPPAGSAEKNAGRILAEDFAAHRDELIISSKAGWHMHDGPYGFGGSRKYLMSSLDRSLKSLGLDYVDIFYHHRPDPDTPLEETMYALRDIVASGKALYVGISSYGPELTAEAAEIMAGEGCPLLIHQPSYSMVNRWVEEPGEDGASLLQSAAESGLGVIAFSPLAQGLLTDRYLDGIPAGSRAAAGKSLSEDMLSEANLEMVRKLNDVARQRGQTLAQMAIAWVLRDQEERTVTSALIGASSVEQLDDNLDAVNNLSFSEEELALIDGIAHDAGINIWAGATASRTRG; encoded by the coding sequence ATGGATGCCTACACCGCTGACCCGCACCGATACGAAGCTACTAGTGAGGGCTGGTTCCGGCGCGTCGGTCACTCCGGTTTGAAGTTGCCTCGGGTGTCACTCGGCTTCTGGCACAATTTCGGCGACGATAAGCCGATCGAGACGCAGCGCGCGATCATGCGCCGGGCGTTCGACCGCGGCGTCACGCATTTCGATTTGGCTAATAATTACGGCCCTCCGGCTGGGTCCGCGGAGAAGAACGCAGGACGGATTCTCGCGGAGGATTTCGCCGCGCACCGCGACGAGCTGATCATTTCCTCGAAGGCCGGGTGGCACATGCACGACGGGCCGTACGGTTTCGGTGGCTCCCGGAAGTACCTCATGTCCTCTCTCGACCGTTCGCTGAAAAGCCTGGGGCTCGACTATGTGGACATCTTCTACCATCACCGCCCGGATCCGGATACGCCTCTGGAGGAGACGATGTACGCGCTGCGCGACATCGTGGCGTCGGGCAAAGCGCTCTACGTGGGCATTTCTTCGTACGGCCCCGAGCTCACCGCCGAGGCGGCCGAGATCATGGCGGGGGAGGGGTGCCCGCTGCTCATTCATCAGCCGAGCTATTCAATGGTGAACCGCTGGGTGGAGGAGCCGGGTGAGGACGGGGCATCTTTGCTGCAGTCCGCGGCGGAGAGCGGCCTCGGTGTCATCGCTTTCTCGCCGCTTGCGCAAGGTCTACTGACCGACCGTTACCTCGACGGAATCCCGGCCGGTTCCCGTGCGGCTGCAGGAAAGTCGCTCAGCGAAGACATGCTCAGCGAGGCCAATCTCGAGATGGTGCGCAAACTCAACGATGTGGCAAGGCAGCGCGGGCAGACGCTCGCCCAGATGGCCATCGCATGGGTGCTGCGCGACCAGGAAGAGCGCACGGTCACGAGCGCGCTCATCGGTGCCTCGAGCGTGGAGCAGCTGGATGACAACCTGGACGCCGTGAACAACCTCAGCTTCAGCGAAGAAGAACTCGCGCTTATCGACGGCATTGCGCACGACGCCGGCATCAACATCTGGGCCGGAGCGACCGCCTCGCGCACCCGGGGCTAG